A single Nostoc sp. PCC 7107 DNA region contains:
- the fabD gene encoding ACP S-malonyltransferase, translating into MTKTAWVFPGQGSQALGMGTDLLDIPGAKEKFTQAEAILGWSVSDICQNQEEKLAQTLYTQPCLYVVESILADLMRERGYQPDLVAGHSLGEYIALYVADVFEWSAGLHLVKRRAELMENAAGGMMAALMNFDREQLETAIAATPDVVLANDNSPAQVVISGTPDAVQAVMSQVKAKRAIPLKVSGAFHSHLMAEAASEFQAILESVEFQPATVPVMSNVEPVSSTDAQILKQRLIQQMTGSVRWREISLQLPVNSIEQVIEIGPGNVLTGLIKRTTTDLILKNVRNAAELPQ; encoded by the coding sequence ATGACTAAAACCGCATGGGTGTTTCCCGGACAAGGTTCCCAAGCACTGGGAATGGGAACAGATTTACTAGATATACCAGGTGCTAAAGAAAAATTTACTCAAGCTGAGGCAATCTTAGGCTGGTCTGTTAGCGATATCTGCCAAAACCAAGAAGAAAAGTTAGCACAGACACTTTATACTCAGCCCTGTCTTTACGTAGTGGAAAGTATTCTCGCTGATTTAATGCGGGAACGGGGATATCAACCAGATTTGGTTGCTGGGCATAGTTTGGGTGAATATATTGCCCTTTACGTTGCTGATGTTTTTGAGTGGTCAGCAGGGTTGCATTTAGTCAAACGTCGTGCTGAACTGATGGAGAACGCCGCAGGTGGGATGATGGCGGCATTAATGAATTTTGACCGAGAACAATTAGAAACAGCGATCGCCGCAACACCAGATGTCGTTTTGGCAAATGATAATAGTCCAGCACAGGTAGTAATTTCTGGTACTCCTGATGCTGTACAAGCGGTCATGTCTCAAGTTAAAGCCAAACGTGCTATTCCTTTAAAAGTTTCTGGGGCATTTCACTCACATTTAATGGCGGAGGCGGCGAGTGAATTTCAAGCGATTCTGGAATCAGTAGAATTTCAGCCTGCGACTGTACCTGTGATGTCGAATGTTGAACCTGTATCCTCGACTGATGCCCAAATTTTAAAACAGCGTCTAATTCAGCAGATGACTGGTTCGGTACGTTGGCGAGAAATTTCACTGCAATTACCAGTTAATAGCATTGAACAAGTCATAGAAATTGGCCCTGGTAATGTTTTAACTGGTTTAATTAAACGCACCACTACCGATTTAATTTTAAAGAATGTCCGTAACGCTGCGGAATTACCACAATAG
- a CDS encoding 1-acyl-sn-glycerol-3-phosphate acyltransferase — translation MSRSREPLISLALYHAFKWSIVSPMLHAYFQGKIYGVENVPQSDPLLVVSNHASYFDPPIVSNCVRRPVAYMAKQELFEIPVLAQAIKLYGAYPVSRGSADRNAIRAALECLENGWAVGVFLQGTRTPDGRITDPKKGAALLAAKAQAPILPVSLWGTEGILEKGSSIPRAVPLTIRIGEVIDPPSSTNKEQLEAVTQKCATVINEMHDLGR, via the coding sequence ATGTCTCGCAGTCGTGAACCGCTTATTAGTCTGGCACTTTACCACGCCTTTAAATGGTCGATTGTCAGCCCCATGCTTCATGCTTACTTTCAGGGCAAGATTTATGGGGTAGAAAATGTCCCGCAATCAGATCCATTATTAGTTGTCAGCAATCATGCTAGTTACTTTGACCCACCCATTGTTTCTAATTGTGTGCGTCGTCCAGTAGCATATATGGCTAAACAAGAATTATTTGAAATTCCAGTTTTAGCACAAGCCATTAAATTGTATGGTGCTTACCCGGTGAGCCGAGGTAGTGCCGATCGCAACGCCATTCGTGCAGCTTTAGAATGTTTAGAAAATGGTTGGGCTGTGGGAGTTTTTTTACAGGGTACTCGCACCCCCGATGGTAGAATTACTGACCCTAAAAAAGGTGCCGCCTTACTGGCTGCAAAGGCGCAAGCACCGATTTTACCTGTGAGTTTGTGGGGAACTGAAGGAATTTTAGAAAAAGGCTCGTCTATACCCCGTGCTGTTCCTCTCACAATCAGAATTGGTGAGGTAATTGACCCTCCTAGTTCTACTAATAAAGAACAATTAGAAGCTGTAACCCAAAAGTGTGCAACGGTAATCAACGAAATGCACGATTTAGGACGTTAA
- a CDS encoding DUF2288 domain-containing protein — translation MSDLRAELTQSVDEAEWEWLIPHVQRDAVILVTPGLSLVDVGEALASDNSQSVQQWIDEQLITKPSIDQVGKWNGDRQKRFHTLILQPFVLVQEIAA, via the coding sequence ATGTCAGATTTAAGAGCAGAATTAACACAAAGTGTAGATGAAGCAGAATGGGAATGGTTAATTCCTCATGTGCAACGTGATGCAGTAATTTTGGTAACGCCAGGGTTAAGTCTTGTAGATGTAGGAGAAGCGCTCGCTAGTGATAACTCTCAATCTGTACAGCAGTGGATTGATGAGCAATTAATTACCAAACCTTCCATAGATCAAGTGGGAAAATGGAATGGCGATCGGCAAAAACGATTCCACACCCTGATTTTACAACCTTTTGTTTTAGTCCAAGAAATCGCCGCATAA
- a CDS encoding beta-ketoacyl-ACP synthase 3, whose amino-acid sequence MQKLGIAFTGSGSAVPETSLDNQALTALVETSDEWITTRTGIRQRRVSQPSDSLSSLAAAAGRRAIASAGIQATDIDMILLATSTPDDLFGTACKVQAELGATKAVAFDITAACSGFVFGLVTAAQYIRTGVYQNVLLIGADILSRWVDWQDRRTCILFGDGAGAVVLQACESDRLLGFALKSDGTQNHYLNLGYTATAQEILPNINVSQGHYQPITMNGKEVYRFAVQKVPEIIDKALFEANLTVDQIDWLILHQANQRILDAVAQRLGISPQKVISNLANYGNTSAASIPLALDEAVQQGKIQPNNIIAASGFGAGLTWGAAIFQWGK is encoded by the coding sequence GTGCAAAAGTTAGGCATAGCATTTACAGGAAGTGGCTCGGCAGTTCCCGAAACTTCCCTCGATAACCAGGCGCTAACAGCACTGGTTGAAACATCAGATGAGTGGATTACCACAAGAACCGGGATTCGTCAACGACGAGTATCACAACCGTCAGATTCCTTGAGTTCGTTGGCAGCGGCGGCTGGTCGTCGAGCGATCGCATCTGCTGGAATTCAAGCTACTGATATAGATATGATTTTGCTGGCAACATCTACCCCTGATGATTTGTTTGGCACCGCTTGTAAAGTACAGGCTGAGTTGGGCGCGACGAAAGCCGTAGCCTTTGACATAACTGCCGCTTGTTCTGGCTTTGTATTTGGGCTAGTAACAGCTGCCCAATACATCAGAACCGGTGTATATCAGAATGTACTTCTGATTGGGGCAGACATCCTCTCTCGATGGGTAGATTGGCAAGACCGCAGGACTTGTATTCTATTTGGTGATGGGGCGGGAGCAGTCGTTTTACAGGCTTGTGAAAGCGATCGCCTCTTAGGATTTGCCCTCAAAAGTGACGGAACGCAAAATCATTACCTCAACCTTGGCTATACAGCTACTGCTCAAGAAATACTCCCAAATATCAACGTTTCTCAAGGGCATTACCAACCCATCACCATGAACGGCAAAGAAGTATACCGCTTTGCCGTGCAGAAAGTCCCAGAAATTATTGATAAAGCCTTATTTGAAGCTAATTTGACTGTTGACCAAATAGATTGGCTCATCTTACATCAAGCCAATCAGCGGATTCTGGATGCTGTTGCTCAACGGCTAGGAATTTCCCCACAGAAAGTTATTAGTAATCTGGCAAATTACGGCAATACTTCTGCTGCTTCTATTCCTCTCGCCTTAGATGAAGCAGTGCAACAAGGTAAAATTCAACCCAATAACATCATTGCAGCATCCGGCTTTGGCGCAGGTCTTACCTGGGGTGCAGCAATTTTTCAATGGGGAAAATAA
- a CDS encoding AI-2E family transporter has product MTGWDAKNFWNRLNNSALVRFLLLVAAGWAFVQLLAYFEAVIVIFTFAAILAFLLSYPVRWLRRFLPHGVAVIFVFLLSIVILGGLMITVGIAVLSQGQQLIESISGFLSSLAPFLERVEEFLRNRNLQIDLSVIEEQLRDQAISGLVTSLTFLQQLLTNFVTFILIAVVAFFMLLDGDKLWNFILKIVPKQRRLRFTNIIRRSFLGFFQGQLLLSLFLTTTTFVVFVLLQVPFALLLSVIVGFLDIIPGIGATLGVGIITLIVLSQNVWLGLKVFIACIILQQIQDNLIAPRIMQGALNLNPVVVFFALLVGARVAGLLGVFISIPITGVIVSLFEIDEMKAEV; this is encoded by the coding sequence ATGACAGGCTGGGATGCCAAGAATTTTTGGAATCGATTGAATAATTCGGCCTTAGTCCGCTTTTTGTTGTTAGTGGCTGCTGGCTGGGCTTTCGTACAACTTTTAGCCTACTTTGAAGCCGTCATTGTTATTTTTACATTCGCGGCAATTTTAGCTTTCTTACTCAGCTATCCTGTACGCTGGTTGCGGCGGTTTTTACCTCATGGTGTGGCTGTGATTTTCGTTTTCTTGCTCAGTATTGTCATTCTGGGAGGATTGATGATCACCGTTGGGATTGCAGTTTTATCCCAAGGACAGCAATTAATAGAAAGTATTTCTGGATTTTTAAGTTCTCTCGCGCCTTTTTTAGAAAGAGTAGAAGAATTTCTCAGAAACCGAAATCTACAAATAGATTTAAGTGTTATTGAAGAGCAATTACGTGATCAGGCTATATCAGGCTTAGTCACCAGTTTAACTTTTTTACAACAGTTATTGACAAATTTCGTCACGTTTATTTTGATTGCTGTTGTGGCATTTTTTATGCTATTAGATGGCGACAAGCTGTGGAATTTTATTTTGAAAATAGTACCTAAACAGCGTCGTCTGAGATTTACTAATATTATCAGACGTAGCTTTTTAGGATTCTTTCAGGGTCAGTTATTATTAAGTTTGTTTTTGACAACAACAACTTTTGTAGTTTTTGTATTATTGCAAGTACCTTTTGCTTTATTATTATCTGTAATAGTAGGCTTTTTAGATATTATTCCTGGGATAGGAGCAACTTTAGGTGTTGGCATCATTACGTTGATTGTCTTATCTCAAAATGTTTGGTTAGGATTAAAAGTATTCATTGCTTGTATTATCCTTCAGCAAATTCAAGATAATCTAATTGCACCTAGAATTATGCAAGGTGCGCTAAATCTAAATCCTGTAGTTGTATTTTTTGCATTATTAGTGGGCGCTAGGGTAGCAGGATTATTAGGAGTTTTTATTTCTATTCCCATTACTGGAGTAATTGTGTCTTTATTTGAAATTGATGAGATGAAGGCAGAGGTTTAG